The Vicia villosa cultivar HV-30 ecotype Madison, WI linkage group LG1, Vvil1.0, whole genome shotgun sequence genome includes a region encoding these proteins:
- the LOC131643677 gene encoding putative 1-phosphatidylinositol-3-phosphate 5-kinase FAB1D gives MCSMCLYCGANLTESNADNKTHGNQISLKLNGKVPLKHCKSCGGKLERESVKWHSTNPFATPYISPTASLSSTDSCVSTSSEFSVDVNSFDRNSREDIIVEGVMENLDLKFNLKSLNMMQSDTPRLGIQKEIDDYTMKDVEITEGDSFQDAKTEENEYSFPDNMDNQTWEPPEPENPQDEMDNSVACNDDDEEQSIEIANSMSSSKDELCGGYRFREERQRELVKVMNGKFKALVGQLLKSVGVSSSDEGGKSWVDIVTHLSWEAAAFLKPDGIGGNAMDPDGVVKVKCIAAGSRSQSQLFKGSVFKKHAAHKHMPTKYTNPRLLLIRGMLGHAMNELSSFSSMAQEKGYLKSKMDLIKKCHPNVILVEKTVSRDIQEAILDKGMTLVLDMKLHRLERVARCTGSPILSCDELDSQKLRKCDSIYFERFVEEHDANGEGGKRPTKTLMFIEGCPTRLGCTILLKGTHSDELKRVKCVMRCAVIMAYNLILETSFLVDQKAMFSTFPPVTVADILPINQESSDSSSINSSVPVTLEHSDENGVVSTDIPIYNGFHEKSTDGLTVESEELSPFSYEPYNPAVFTGFSAISSSLKKVMGDSFPFASAASYQSLSAYLRFNGRKPDGQVNTSISIEEFPEADENTRIEESNDSNEVNLLNDGESPSSPLQLDSNGDISKFDSDRKELQNKDDINAVLDSQSILVLMSSRNASKGTVCQQSHFSHIMFYKNFDIPLGKFLQDNLLNQTRLCNTCQELPDAHLYYYAHHNKQLTIQVKQLATGDILPGEEERKIWMWSRCGKCKSCSTKRVLISTTACNLSFGKFLDLSLSHYSSSSKLSCGHSLDRDFLHFFGLGGMVAMFRYSSVATYTVSMPPQKLEFGGAIKQEWLMEETDKVHKKGTTLFTEIANCLKTVKFDGSNPNQGSKREFSEVEKMLKSELEEFEVYIKNVVAKKVDPDRAAFNLLSLNRLMWDLLMESVVWGQRLKSLRSPEKVVQQHSYSKVEGIAGREVASIGNFREDGNVNGDTHVKFMSETSVKVNEISIKEIPISGSPLECNEQGDPSKTFDIPQNVKIQTVDGSGSKRYSDPKLESSSNFFTQFPSANGHLQVHQNFPVAINIQPSRPIADSKVLNQTASLHSPVSILQDSDDWFWKPFSDIRQIGIREFQKSFFPKFEYLCSSISEHVPTANQFTTEEGPRLHIPLKTDNHVVSDFEGEPSSIIACALSLLKDSSEVTEIDGEVKESGITSKSTDSLPDSPDSDSVLSTGSMSSEESRSFRATANHSKEVHLGYAKSLGREKYSVVCHYYKQFRALRNCCCPSEIDYIVSLSRCMNWDAKGGKSKSFFAKTLDERFIIKEIKKTELEAFLGFSSLYFKHMRESFESGSQTCLAKILGIYQVTRRHIKSGKEVKHDLMVMENLTYNRNIVRQYDLKGALFERYTFDAAGAEDVLLDQNFVEDMNSSPLYVSHKAKRVLQRAIWNDTSFLNSINVMDYSLLVGVDSQKRELVCGIIDYLRQYTWDKHLETWMKSSLVVPKNHMPTVISPKEYKKRFRKFMSTYFFSVPDHWCSQKSPIPCKLCCSGKDNPSQMVSLPKSF, from the exons ATGTGTAGTATGTGCCTTTATTGCGGTGCAAACTTGACGGAATCAAATGCTGACAATAAGACACATGGAAATCAAATTAGTTTAAAGTTGAATGGGAAAGTTCCCTTAAAACATTGTAAATCTTGTGGAGGGAAGCTAGAGCGAGAAAGTGTGAAATGGCATAGTACGAATCCATTTGCGACACCGTATATCAGTCCAACTGCATCGCTGTCAAGTACTGACAGCTGTGTGTCCACTTCCA GCGAATTTTCAGTTGACGTGAACTCATTTGACAG GAATAGCCGAGAAGATATTATAGTCGAAGGTGTTATGGAAAATCTTGATCTTAAGTTCAACCTGAAATCACTGAATATGATGCAAAGCGATACTCCAAGACTTGGGATACAGAAGGAGATCGATGACTATACTATGAAAGACGTGGAGATAACAGAAGGAGATAGCTTTCAAGACGCTAAAACCGAAGAAAATGAATATTCTTTTCCCGATAATATGGATAACCAAACTTGGGAACCGCCTGAGCCAGAAAACCCGCAAGATGAAATGGACAATAGTGTGGCTTGTAATGACGACGATGAAGAACAGAGCATCGAGATTGCAAATTCTATGAGTAGTTCTAAGGATGAATTATGCGGGGGCTATAGGTTTAGAGAGGAAAGACAAAGAGAATTGGTAAAAGTAATGAATGGGAAATTTAAGGCCCTTGTAGGCCAGCTTCTTAAATCTGTTGGAGTTTCCTCTTCCGATGAAGGTGGTAAGAGTTGGGTAGACATAGTGACACATTTGTCTTGGGAAGCCGCTGCGTTTTTGAAGCCTGATGGTATCGGAGGTAATGCAATGGATCCTGATGGGGTTGTTAAAGTGAAATGCATTGCAGCTGGTTCTCGCAGCCAAAG TCAACTATTCAAAGGTTCGGTCTTCAAGAAACATGCTGCTCACAAGCATATGCCAACTAAGTACACAAATCCAAGGTTGCTACTGATTAGGGGCATGCTTGGCCATGCTATGAATGAGCTGTCCTCATTTAGCTCCATGGCTCAG GAGAAAGGCTATCTGAAATCTAAAATGGATCTTATAAAAAAATGCCATCCCAATGTTATATTAGTGGAGAAAACTGTTTCTCGTGATATACAAGAGGCAATTCTGGATAAGGGGATGACACTAGTACTTGATATGAAGCTTCATCGACTGGAAAGAGTTGCACGCTGCACTGGTTCACCAATTCTTTCATGTGATGAATTGGACAGCCAAAAACTAAGAAAGTGTGATTctatttattttgagagatttgTGGAGGAACATGATGCTAACGGTGAAGGAGGAAAGAGGCCCACCAAGACCTTGATGTTCATTGAAGGATGTCCTACACGTTTGGGCTGTACG ATTTTGTTGAAAGGAACACACAGTGATGAGCTAAAGAGAGTCAAATGTGTTATGCGGTGTGCAGTTATCATGGCATATAACTTAATCCTCGAAACCTCCTTTCTTGTTGATCAGAAAGCAATGTTCTCCACCTTTCCTCCGGTCACTGTGGCAGATATTTTGCCAATCAATCAAGAATCCAGCGATTCATCGTCTATTAATTCAAGTGTTCCGGTGACTCTTGAGCATTCAGATGAAAATGGAGTAGTTAGTACTGATATTCCCATATACAATGGATTTCATGAAAAAAGCACCGATGGTTTAACTGTAGAATCTGAAGAATTATCCCCATTTTCTTATGAACCATATAATCCAGCTGTCTTTACTGGATTCTCAGCGATTTCATCTTCTCTGAAGAAGGTAATGGGGGATAGTTTTCCCTTTGCATCTGCTGCTTCTTACCAGTCTTTATCAGCATACCTTCGCTTCAATGGAAGGAAACCCGATGGCCAGGTTAACACTTCTATTTCTATTGAAGAGTTTCCTGAGGCAGATGAAAATACCAGGATTGAAGAAAGTAATGATTCCAACGAAGTAAATTTACTTAACGATGGAGAATCCCCGTCCTCACCTCTGCAATTAGATTCCAATGGTGATATAAGTAAATTTGATAGTGATAGAAAAGAACTCCAAAATAAAGATGATATCAATGCAGTGTTGGATTCTCAGAGTATTTTGGTCTTGATGTCTAGCCGTAATGCCTCAAAAGGAACTGTATGCCAGCAAAGTCATTTTTCCCATATTATGTTCTACAAGAATTTTGACATCCCACTTGGAAAGTTTTTGCAGGATAACCTACTCAATCAG ACAAGACTGTGTAACACCTGTCAAGAATTGCCAGATGCGCACCTTTATTATTATGCACATCACAATAAACAGCTCACTATACAAGTGAAACAATTGGCAACAGGAGATATTTTACCTGGGGAGGAAGAGAGGAAAATTTGGATGTGGAGCCGCTGTGGAAAATGCAAGTCTTGCTCTACAAAGAGAGTGTTGATATCCACCACTGCCTGCAATTTATCATTTGGAAAATTTTTGGACCTTAGCCTTTCGCATTATTCATCTAGCAGCAAATTGAGCTGTGGCCATTCTCTTGATAGggattttctccacttctttgG ACTAGGTGGCATGGTTGCAATGTTCAGATATTCTTCAGTTGCTACTTATACCGTGTCTATGCCTCCTCAAAAGCTAGAATTTGGTGGTGCTATAAAACAAGAGTGGCTTATGGAAGAGACCGATAAA GTGCACAAGAAAGGCACAACACTGTTCACAGAAATTGCAAACTGTTTGAAGACAGTAAAATTTGATGGATCAAATCCTAACCAAGGATCAAAAAGAGAGTTCTCCGAGGTTGAGAAGATGTTAAAGAGCGAActagaagaatttgag GTTTACATCAAGAATGTGGTTGCTAAGAAAGTTGATCCAGATCGGGCTGCCTTCAATCTTCTCAGTCTTAACCGATTGATGTGGGATCTTCTTATGGAATCCGTTGTGTGGGGTCAACGCTTGAAATCATTACGCTCTCCTGAGAAAGTTGTGCAACAGCATAGCTATTCAAAGGTGGAAGGTATTGCTGGTAGAGAAGTTGCATCTATAGGTAATTTTAGGGAAGACGGCAATGTGAATGGGGATACCCATGTAAAATTTATGTCTGAAACATCTGTGAAAGTAAATGAAATCTCAATAAAGGAAATCCCTATCAGTGGATCTCCTCTAGAGTGCAATGAACAGGGTGACCCATCTAAAACTTTTGATATCCCACAGAATGTGAAAATACAAACTGTTGATGGTTCGGGATCCAAGAGATATTCTGACCCAAAGTTGGAATCGAGTTCAAATTTTTTCACTCAGTTTCCTTCAGCAAATGGCCATCTTCAAGTACATCAAAACTTTCCAGTTGCTATAAATATTCAGCCTAGTCGTCCAATCGCTGACTCAAAGGTATTAAACCAGACTGCTTCTCTGCATTCACCTGTTTCCATATTGCAAGATTCGGATGATTGGTTCTGGAAGCCATTTTCTGATATTCGGCAGATAGGCATAAGGGAGTTTCAGAAAAGTTTCTTTCCAAAATTTGAATATCTTTGCAGCTCTATTTCAGAACACGTGCCCACAGCCAATCAATTCACCACTGAGGAAGGACCAAGGTTGCACATTCCTCTCAAGACAGATAATCATGTCGTGTCAGACTTTGAGGGTGAACCCTCAAGCATAATTGCTTGTGCACTGTCCTTGTTGAAAGACTCATCTGAGGTGACAGAAATTGATGGTGAGGTTAAAGAAAGTGGGATAACTTCAAAATCTACAGATTCTTTGCCCGACTCTCCAGATTCAGATTCTGTGCTTTCTACTGGAAGCATGTCTTCAGAAGAGTCACGATCATTTCGTGCTACAGCAAACCATAGCAAAGAAGTTCATCTGGGTTATGCAAAATCACTAGGGAGGGAAAAATATTCTGTGGTTTGTCATTATTATAAGCAGTTCCGTGCACTTAGAAATTGTTGTTGCCCATCTGAGATTGATTATATTGTTTCTTTAAGCCGCTGTATGAATTGGGATGCCAAAGGTGGAAAAAGCAAGTCTTTTTTCGCAAAAACACTTGATGAGAGGTTCATCATAAAGGAAATCAAGAAGACGGAACTTGAAGCATTTTTGGGATTCTCTTCTCTATATTTCAAACACATGAGAGAGTCATTTGAGTCTGGGAGCCAAACATGTCTAGCAAAAATCTTGGGGATATATCAG GTTACTAGAAGACACATTAAAAGTGGAAAAGAGGTTAAACATGACCTCATGGTGATGGAAAATCTTACCTACAATCGAAATATTGTACGCCAATATGATCTTAAAGGTGCTCTTTTTGAGCGGTATACTTTTGATGCTGCTGGTGCTGAGGATGTTCTTTTGGATCAGAACTTTGTGGAAGACATGAACTCTTCCCCATTATATGTCAGTCATAAAGCAAAGCGAGTTCTTCAGCGTGCTATTTGGAATGACACATCTTTTCTCAAT TCAATCAATGTGATGGATTACTCCTTACTTGTGGGAGTTGATTCTCAGAAGCGCGAGCTTGTTTGCGGAATCATTGATTATCTCAGGCAGTATACCTGGGACAAGCATCTTGAGACATGGATGAAGTCTTCACTTGTAGTGCCCAAGAACCACATGCCAACTGTTATCTCTCCAAAAGAATACAAGAAGCGGTTTAGAAAGTTTATGTCTACATATTTTTTTAGTGTACCAGATCACTGGTGCTCTCAAAAGTCCCCTATTCCTTGCAAACTTTGTTGCTCAGGAAAAGATAACCCTTCCCAAATGGTTTCTCTTcctaaatctttttaa
- the LOC131643678 gene encoding probable arabinosyltransferase ARAD2, whose protein sequence is MPPIHKNNNNAHFSISTLFLFFAVISIFSLAFFFSSSSTTPTVSHRSLTLQPLTSSGINVYVADLPKSLNYGLLNRYWSLDSDSRLGSDADREIRSTNSGKTLEIPPYPENPIIKQYSAEYWIMGDLMTPPQLRSGSFAKRVLDARDADVVFVPFFATLSAELQLGTAKGVFRKKVGNEDYQRQREVIDFVKKTPAWNRSGGRDHVFVLTDPVAMWHVKDEIAPAVLLVVDFGGWYRLDSKSSNCTSSEMIQHTQVSVIKDVIVPYTHLLPSLHLSENQKRHNLLYFKGAKHRHRGGLVREKLWDLLNNEPGVIMEEGFPNATGREQSIQGMRTSEFCLHPAGDTPTSCRLFDAIQSLCIPVIVSDNIELPFEGMVDYTEFSVFVAVGDALKPSWLVKHLQSFSKQQKDMFRQNMARAQPMFVYDNGHPGGIGPVPLDGAVNNIWKKVHQKLPMIKEAIIREKRKPPGVLVPRRCQCT, encoded by the exons ATGCCTCCAattcacaagaacaacaacaacgccCATTTCTCCATTTCCACACTCTTCCTTTTCTTCGCCGTCATCTCCATTTTCTCTCTCgcattcttcttctcttcctcctCCACCACCCCAACAGTCTCACACCGTTCCCTCACTCTTCAACCCCTCACCTCTTCCGGCATCAATGTCTACGTCGCCGATCTCCCCAAATCCCTCAACTACGGCCTCCTCAACCGCTACTGGTCCCTCGATTCCGATTCCCGCCTCGGCAGTGACGCAGACCGTGAAATTCGATCCACCAATTCGGGTAAAACCCTAGAAATTCCACCGTATCCGGAGAACCCAATTATCAAACAGTATAGTGCAGAGTACTGGATCATGGGGGATCTTATGACTCCTCCTCAATTACGATCTGGGTCATTCGCAAAACGGGTTCTTGACGCACGTGACGCTGATGTGGTCTTTGTTCCCTTTTTCGCTACTCTCAGCGCTGAATTGCAGTTGGGTACGGCTAAAGGAGTGTTCAGGAAGAAAGTTGGGAACGAGGATTATCAGAGGCAGAGGGAGGttattgattttgtgaagaaaACTCCAGCTTGGAACCGTTCTGGCGGTCGAGATCATGTGTTTGTTCTCACTG ACCCAGTTGCAATGTGGCATGTGAAAGATGAGATTGCTCCGGCTGTTCTCCTTGTTGTGGATTTTGGTGGGTGGTACAGACTTGACTCAAAATCATCCAACTGTACCTCATCTGAAATGATTCAACACACTCAAGTTTCTGTAATTAAAGACGTGATTGTTCCGTACACACATCTGCTGCCAAGTTTGCACTTGTCGGAAAACCAGAAGCGCCACAACCTTCTTTACTTTAAAGGAGCCAAACATAGGCACCGG GGAGGCCTGGTTAGAGAGAAGTTGTGGGATCTATTGAACAATGAGCCTGGTGTTATTATGGAGGAAGGATTCCCTAATGCGACTGGGCGAGAGCAATCAATACAAGGGATGAGAACATCGGAGTTTTGCCTGCATCCAGCTGGGGACACACCCACTTCATGCCGACTTTTTGATGCCATTCAAAGTCTTTGTATTCCTGTTATTGTCAGCGACAACATTGAGCTCCCATTTGAAGGTATGGTGGACTATACAGAATTTTCAGTTTTTGTAGCAGTCGGTGATGCACTTAAACCAAGCTGGCTAGTCAAACATCTTCAAAGCTTTTCAAAACAACAGAAAGACATGTTCCGCCAAAACATGGCTCGGGCACAGCCCATGTTTGTCTATGATAATGGTCATCCAGGTGGTATTGGCCCTGTACCTTTGGATGGTGCAGTGAATAATATATGGAAGAAAGTTCATCAAAAACTGCCAATGATAAAAGAAGCCATAATTCGAGAAAAAAGAAAGCCACCTGGTGTGTTGGTTCCACGACGATGCCAATGTACTTAG
- the LOC131650076 gene encoding uncharacterized protein LOC131650076 — MSGGRRNDEKDDKEDQGGGWGSTFFKIAGAAAATAAVVGCGGYLSSASEKWICGFAYKLDPAPTASDTDLPKSSNTERQAILRGLIWIKGKGKRKVLVLSDNEGVVDSVCGAKDDEVRRQIRELLGRTDWEVRLRQIPRAENRVADKLADIGRELPFSGLREIGSPPQNCVDLL; from the exons ATGAGTGGAGGGAGGAGAAACGATGAGAAGGATGACAAGGAAGATCAAGGAGGAGGGTGGGGTTCAACGTTTTTTAAAATAGCGGGTGCAGCTGCCGCAACGGCAGCCGTAGTGG GCTGTGGTGGATACCTAAGCAGCGCGTCAGAGAAATGGATTTGCGGTTTCGCTTATAAGTTGGATCCAGCTCCAACAGCAAGCGACACGGATCTtccaaaatcaagcaatactgAGAGACAGGCAATTCTAAGAGGTTTGATTTGGATTAAGGGAAAGGGAAAGAGGAAAGTTTTGGTGTTATCAGATAATGAAGGGGTTGTGGATTCTGTCTGCGGAGCTAAGGATGATGAAGTTCGACGTCAAATAAGAGAACTTCTTGGTAGAACTGATTGGGAAGTCAGGTTGAGACAGATCCCTCGTGCTGAAAACAGAGTTGCTGACAAACTTGCCGATATAGGTCGTGAATTACCTTTTTCCGGTCTGCGTGAGATTGGTTCTCCCCCTCAAAACTGTGTCGACCTGCTCTAG
- the LOC131613305 gene encoding uncharacterized protein LOC131613305, whose protein sequence is MSLACLVCHSVENPSPSHSFRRSVSNSENEGRCYAIANCLTRKLHVHPPTINSFHAPSSSKVTPQPSISSNGEMTGPPRLVRSRAVRRDIVQDWNFDELVSA, encoded by the coding sequence ATGAGTCTAGCATGTCTTGTGTGCCATAGTGTGGAAAATCCATCACCATCTCACTCTTTCAGGAGGTCGGTTTCGAATTCAGAAAATGAAGGAAGATGTTATGCTATTGCAAACTGCTTAACAAGGAAATTACATGTTCATCCCCCTACAATAAATTCTTTTCATGCACCATCATCTTCCAAAGTCACTCCTCAACCTTCTATCTCAAGTAACGGGGAGATGACTGGTCCTCCACGGCTTGTAAGAAGTCGTGCTGTGAGAAGGGACATAGTACAAGATTGGAATTTTGATGAACTTGTATCTGCTTAG
- the LOC131643679 gene encoding protein DMP2-like yields the protein MNSSTNQDMAVSFEHSEDDYYDLEDYDMDESHYFYVINAILSGTARLNILLPTVTTLAFSIFAPILTNDGECSILNRWLTGIFLFMLAVSCVFFTFTDSFKTATGRLYYGVATFRGIWTFCGGRKKPCVPSDYRLTWSDFFHASLSLLSFLAFAGLHYDVVKCYYPGMPRKVTNTLPLVVGFVVSILFVVFPSKRRGIGYPFLLQSDPMYSRH from the coding sequence ATGAACAGCTCAACCAACCAAGATATGGCGGTTTCCTTTGAGCATAGTGAGGATGATTATTATGATCTTGAAGACTATGACATGGATGAATCTCACTACTTCTATGTTATAAATGCAATTTTGAGTGGGACAGCTAGGCTCAATATTCTCTTACCAACAGTGACCactctagccttcagcattttTGCACCTATCCTAACCAATGATGGCGAATGCAGCATTCTGAATCGCTGGTTGACGGGCATCTTTCTATTTATGTTGGCAGTGTCTTGTGTTTTCTTCACCTTCACCGACAGCTTCAAAACGGCCACTGGCAGGTTGTACTATGGAGTGGCAACATTTAGAGGGATATGGACTTTTTGCGGCGGCAGGAAGAAACCTTGCGTGCCATCAGATTACAGGCTTACTTGGTCTGATTTTTTCCATGCATCACTGTCTTTGCTCTCTTTTCTTGCCTTTGCAGGTTTGCACTATGATGTTGTGAAATGTTATTATCCGGGAATGCCTAGGAAGGTGACCAACACTCTTCCCCTTGTGGTTGGTTTTGTAGTTAGCATCCTTTTTGTAGTGTTTCCTTCAAAGAGGAGAGGGATTGGTTATCCATTTTTGCTGCAATCAGATCCTATGTACTCCAGACATTGA